CCATGTTCCACAGGTCGGCGGGATGCACGCGGTCGGCGCCGGCGAGCTCCTGGATGTCGCGGTACTGCGGGAACAGCGCGACCGCCGACACCGGCTTGCCGAGCAGCAGCGCCTCGAGGTATTCGGTCAGGGCGAAGCCCGCGCGCTCGACTTTCGCCGCGGCCGCTTCGGTGCACAGCTCGGGACGTTCGACGAACTTCTGGACCGCGCCTTCCATCGAACGCAGCACATGGGCCGGGGCGCCCAGGCCCACCATCTCCAGCGCGCCCACCGCCTGGTGCAGCTGCTGCCGCGCGATGCGCAGCTGGCCGCCGTCGACCGACGCCATGTCGGTGCCGCGCGCCAGCGCCGTGTCGCGCACGAAGCGGCGCAGCGCCGAGGACGCCGAGTCCAGGGACTTGCGCAACTCGTCCAGCACCCAGGCCAGCGGGCCCAGGTCGTTCGTTGCCAGATCGATATCGTTTTCGTTGACTTGCATGAACAGCCCTGGCTGGGTCACCCTTGCCGCGTTCACTCGCCCGGTCAGGCGATCTTGAATCGCGACACCGACTGGCGCAGTTCCTCGGCCATGCGCGAGAGCTCGCGCACCTGCTGCGCCGTCGAACGCGTGCCCTCTCCGGTCTGTTCCGTCACCGCGAAGATGTGCTGGATGTTGCCCGCCACCTCGTTCGCGGACACGGCTTCCTTGGCCGCCGTGCGCGAGATGTTCTCAATCAGTTCGGCGAGCCGGCGCGACACCTGGTCGATCTCGGTCAGCGCGGTGCCCGCGTTGTCGGACAGCTTCGCCCCCTCGACCACACCCTGCGTGGAGCGCTCCATGGCGGCCACCGCGTCTTGCGTGTCGGTCTGAATCGCCTTCACCAGCGCCGAGATCTGGCGCGTGGCGTCCGCGGAGCGTTCGGCCAGCCGCTGCACTTCTTCGGCCACCACCGAGAAGCCGCGTCCCGCTTCACCGGCGGACGCCGCCTGGATGGCGGCGTTCAGGGCCAGCACGTTGGTCTGTTCGGTAATGTCGGAAATCAGCTCGGTGATTTCGCCGATCTCCTGCGAGGATTCGCCCAGGCGCTTGATCCGCTTGGAGGTTTCCTGGATCTGGTCGCGGATCGCGTTCATACCGCCGATCGCGTTCTGCACGGCCGACAGGCCGGACGATGCGGCTTGCAGCGACTGGCGCGCCACCTGGGCCGACTCTTGCGCTTGCCCGGACACCTGGTTGATTCGGCCTGCCATGTCGAGCACCGACTGGCCGGTTTCGCGGATCTCGCGCAGCTGCTCGGTGGAGGCCGCCAGCAGCTCGGTGGAGGTGCTTTCCACCTGCGCCGTCGTCTGTGCCACGCGGGTCGCCGTCGACTGTACGTTGCCCACCAGCTGCCGGAGTTCTTCCACCGTGTAGTTCACCGAGTCGGCGATGGCGCCGGTGATGTCCTCGGTCACGGTGGCTTCCTGCGTCAGGTCGCCTTCGGCCACCGTCTGCAGTTCGTTCATCAATCGCAAAATGGCCGCCTGGTTGGCGTCGTTCACGCGCTTGGCTTCCTGCTCCTGCTGCTCGGCCTGCAGTCGCTGCTGTTCCGCGACCAGCTGGCGCTTGCGGCTGTCCTGCAGCGTCACGTAGGCCAGGCCGACGGCGGAGGTGATCGCGAAGATCGCCGCCAGGGCCAGGGCCAACAGGGCGACCAGGCCCAGGCCCGTCTGGGCCTGCAGCTTGTTCTGCAGGTCTTCCAGCGCCTTGCGCAGCGGCTCGGAGTCGGTGTTGATCACCGACTGCGCTTCACGCGCGGACACCAGGCCCTGCAGGTTGCCCAGGATGGCGCCGGCCTGCGTGCGGGTCTGTTCGTAGAGCTTGAGCAGCGCTTCCAGGCGCTCGCGCGTCTGCGGGTCCTTGGAGCCGGCGAGCCGCAGCTCCGGGCTGCCATCGAGCAGGCCCTGTGCGATTTCCTTGAACGAGTTCAGGTCCTTGCCCAGCAGGAACACCGCTTCCGGCGACACGCCTTCGGCCGTCAGGAATTCGTTGGCCGACTTGCCGATACGCTGCGTCAGCATCACCAGCTGGCCGGCGGCGGAGATCTCGGCGGCGGGCGCGTTCTGCTGCAGCTTGAGCGAGGACACCGTCTCGGCGATTTCCAGCAGGTCGGACGACTGGCGGTTGATGGTGCGCAGGGCGGCGCCGATCTGCGTCAGGATCTTCTGCTGGCCCATCACGGTGGCGGCGTTCTTTTCCGCGCGCTCCATCTGCGGCGTGATCTTGTCCACGTCGGCCTGCAGGGCCTCGGCCACCGCTTGCAGGTTCATCGCTTCGTCGCCCGTCTTCAGGCCGCGCACCGTCTTGGCCAGCGTCTCGGAAGCTTCCTTCACGTCCGGGAAGGCCTGGGCGTTGCCCACCAGCGCCAGCGACACGGACTTGGCGAGGCGCTGCGACTGCATCAGCGACTGGCCGGTACCCGCCACCTGCTGCGCGACGCGATCGGCCTGCTGCACCGCGAGGAAGGCCACGGCACCGAGCACCAGCAGCGCCACGACCAGGAAAGTGAAGAGCGCGCGCTGGTGGGTGGCCACCGTGCGCCGGCCAAGCAGCGGCACCGAGACCAGTTCGAGGTCTTCGGCCATCTGCTCCGTGGCGATCGAATCGTCGGAGACGCTGTCGGGCTCCTGGGCGGCCGCCGGGCGCGGCCGTGGATCAGCCATCAGCGGATCGATGTCGGGCATCGCCAGGCTCAGCTCACCGCTGGCGCTGGTTTCCGCCGGGGGCTCGGCCTCTTTCTTCGAGAACAGGTTGTTGAGTTTGTCAATCAACGACATGGTGCGGTGCCTCTTAAGCGCTGATGCTCAGGAACTGGGATTGTTGCGACAGCGCCTGCAGGTCGAGCTCCTGCCAGTAAGCGCCATTGGCATCGGTGTAGCCGCTGCCGAAGAATTCCGGCGAGCCTTCGGGCGGCTCGCTGGAGGAGGAAAACGCGTCCATGTTGCGCAGCCCGGCCAGACGGTCGATCAGCAAGGCGCAATTGATTTCGAGCGCGGCGTTCAGGGCGATCAGCCGGGACTCCGCGCGCGTGGCATCCGAGCGCACCGCGGGCGCCTGCCCGCCGACGAAGCTGGCCAGGTCGACCACGCCGTACAGGCCGCCACGCAGGTTGGCCACCCCCAGGAACCACGGCTGCGTGTACGGCACGTGCTGGGAAGCGGTGAACGGGAAAATCTCACCCGACTGGGTGAGCGGAAGGAGAAACTTGCGCCCGCCGGATTCCACCGCGAGCCATGACGCCTGCACGCCCTCGGTACGGGCGGCCTGCAGGCGGCTGGCGAGCCGGCTCTGGAGTTCTCTAAGCGCTTCGCGGTTGGCCATTTCCGGTGGGCTGCGGCACTAGCCGAGGGCCTTGATCTTGGCCATCAGCTCGTCGGCGTCGACGGGCTTGGTGATGTAGTCGCGTGCGCCCTGGCGCATGCCCCACACGCGGTCGGTTTCCTGGTTCTTGCTGGTGCACATGATGATCGGCACGTCGGCATACAGCGGGTCGCGGGTGATCGCGCGCGTCAGCTGGAAGCCGTTCTGGCCGGGCATCACCACGTCCATCAGGATCAGGTCCGGCTTCTCTTCGGCCAGGCGCTTGAACGCGTCGTCGGCGTTCTCGGCCGTCTTGACGGCAAAACCGTTCTTCTGCAACAGGTCCGTCATGAACATCAGCTCGGTTTTGGAATCATCCACAACGAGCACCTTATTGATCGCCATCACATCGCTCCTTCATTCGCGGCACCGAACTGCTGCACCGTCTGGAGCAGTTGGTCCTTGGTAAACGGTTTGGTCAGGTAGTCCTGCGAACCGACCATGCGGCCGCGGGCCTTGTCGAAGACGCCGTCCTTGGAGGACAGCATCACCACGGGCACGGATGCGAACTTGGCGTTGCGCTTGATGATGGCGCACGTCTGGTAGCCGTCCAGCCGGGGCATGAGGATGTCGCAGAAGATCAGGTTGGGCTGGTAGTCATTGACCTTGGCCAGCGCGTCGAACCCGTCCTCGGCCAGGAGCACGTCATGACCGCCCTGCTTCAGGAAGATCTCGGCGCTGCGGCGGATCGTGTTGCTGTCATCGATCACCAGCACCTTGAACCCAGTTGTGCTCACTTGACGCTGCTCCTCATATATTTGTTACTGCTTCGCGGCTGCACCGTCCCAGGATGCGCCTTACACCGTCGTCAGATCTGCACCATCTCGAAATCTTCCTTGCGGGCGCCGCACTCCGGGCAGGTCCAGTTCATCGGAACCTCGGACCAAGGCGTTCCGGGTGCAAGTCCGTGCTCAGGCGCCCCCGCGGCCTCGTCGTAGATCCATCCGCAAATCAGACACATCCAGGTTTTTGTCTCGGTCACAGCTTAAAGGGGCTTCGAATAGAATGCAACGATTGTATCGAGGGCCTTCGCTGCTAAGCCGCACCGCCGGCCGTCGGCTGGAAGAATCAGGCCTATGACACACCCCAGTTCCGATAGCGAACACGCCGAGTCCGGCGCCGCGGACGACGACGCGGGCACCGCGTGCGTGATCGTGTTCAACGCCAGCGACCCCAGCGGGGCCGGCGGCATCGCCGCCGACGTGACGGCCATCGCCTCGGTCGGCGCCCACGCCCTGCCGGTGGTGACCGGCGTCTATGCCCGCGACACCGCGGAGGTTTTCGCCCACTTCCCGCTTGACGAGGACGCGATTGCCGAACAGGCCCGCGCGATCCTGGAGGACGTGAGCGCGCAGGTGTTCAAGGTGGGTTTCGTCGGCACGCCGGAGGCGGTCAGCGTGGTGGCGGAAGTCGCGGCCGACTACGCCGATGTCCCGGTGATCGCTTACATGCCCAACCTGTCCTGGTGGGACGAGGGCCAGATCGATCTTTACCTCGACGCCTTCCGGGAGCTGATGCTGCCCCAGACCACCGTGTTGGTGGGAAACCACAGCACCCTGTGGCGCTGGCTGCTGCCCGAGTGGAGCGGCGAGCGCAGCCCCAGCGCCCGCGACATCGCCAAGGCGGCCTCCGAGATGGGCGTGCCCTACA
Above is a window of Ramlibacter tataouinensis DNA encoding:
- a CDS encoding methyl-accepting chemotaxis protein, whose translation is MAEDLELVSVPLLGRRTVATHQRALFTFLVVALLVLGAVAFLAVQQADRVAQQVAGTGQSLMQSQRLAKSVSLALVGNAQAFPDVKEASETLAKTVRGLKTGDEAMNLQAVAEALQADVDKITPQMERAEKNAATVMGQQKILTQIGAALRTINRQSSDLLEIAETVSSLKLQQNAPAAEISAAGQLVMLTQRIGKSANEFLTAEGVSPEAVFLLGKDLNSFKEIAQGLLDGSPELRLAGSKDPQTRERLEALLKLYEQTRTQAGAILGNLQGLVSAREAQSVINTDSEPLRKALEDLQNKLQAQTGLGLVALLALALAAIFAITSAVGLAYVTLQDSRKRQLVAEQQRLQAEQQEQEAKRVNDANQAAILRLMNELQTVAEGDLTQEATVTEDITGAIADSVNYTVEELRQLVGNVQSTATRVAQTTAQVESTSTELLAASTEQLREIRETGQSVLDMAGRINQVSGQAQESAQVARQSLQAASSGLSAVQNAIGGMNAIRDQIQETSKRIKRLGESSQEIGEITELISDITEQTNVLALNAAIQAASAGEAGRGFSVVAEEVQRLAERSADATRQISALVKAIQTDTQDAVAAMERSTQGVVEGAKLSDNAGTALTEIDQVSRRLAELIENISRTAAKEAVSANEVAGNIQHIFAVTEQTGEGTRSTAQQVRELSRMAEELRQSVSRFKIA
- a CDS encoding chemotaxis protein CheW — translated: MANREALRELQSRLASRLQAARTEGVQASWLAVESGGRKFLLPLTQSGEIFPFTASQHVPYTQPWFLGVANLRGGLYGVVDLASFVGGQAPAVRSDATRAESRLIALNAALEINCALLIDRLAGLRNMDAFSSSSEPPEGSPEFFGSGYTDANGAYWQELDLQALSQQSQFLSISA
- a CDS encoding response regulator transcription factor produces the protein MAINKVLVVDDSKTELMFMTDLLQKNGFAVKTAENADDAFKRLAEEKPDLILMDVVMPGQNGFQLTRAITRDPLYADVPIIMCTSKNQETDRVWGMRQGARDYITKPVDADELMAKIKALG
- a CDS encoding response regulator: MSTTGFKVLVIDDSNTIRRSAEIFLKQGGHDVLLAEDGFDALAKVNDYQPNLIFCDILMPRLDGYQTCAIIKRNAKFASVPVVMLSSKDGVFDKARGRMVGSQDYLTKPFTKDQLLQTVQQFGAANEGAM
- a CDS encoding rubredoxin, whose protein sequence is MTETKTWMCLICGWIYDEAAGAPEHGLAPGTPWSEVPMNWTCPECGARKEDFEMVQI
- the thiD gene encoding bifunctional hydroxymethylpyrimidine kinase/phosphomethylpyrimidine kinase encodes the protein MTHPSSDSEHAESGAADDDAGTACVIVFNASDPSGAGGIAADVTAIASVGAHALPVVTGVYARDTAEVFAHFPLDEDAIAEQARAILEDVSAQVFKVGFVGTPEAVSVVAEVAADYADVPVIAYMPNLSWWDEGQIDLYLDAFRELMLPQTTVLVGNHSTLWRWLLPEWSGERSPSARDIAKAASEMGVPYTLVTGIPLPDQFIDNVLATPQTVLGNEKFERFEAVFSGAGDTLSAALAALVASGTDLAGAATEALAYLDRCLDAGFRPGMGNVVPDRLFWAQPEDDPGEPTPEEAQALQVFDMPAPDTKH